In Plasmodium reichenowi strain SY57 chromosome 1, whole genome shotgun sequence, the following are encoded in one genomic region:
- a CDS encoding vacuolar protein sorting-associated protein VTA1, putative (part of same gene as PRSY57_0100900B~gap found within coding sequence) codes for MVEGQNDTSLGESKKINMKSIEFVIKKSEELETNHSLVSFLCILYVVEKL; via the exons ATGGTTGAAGGTCAAAATGATACAAGTTTAGGAGaaagtaaaaaaattaatatgaAATCGATTGAatttgtaataaaaaaatcaGAAGAACTAGAAACAAATCATTCATTAG TTTCTTTcttatgtattttatatgttgtGGAGAAGTTGA